From the Hydrogenobacter sp. genome, the window TCCGAATGCATGCGAAAGGCTATAGCCCAGTTCACCTCCCTCCTGTATTGAGCCGGGTACTTCCGGAGTGCAATGACTTCCAAACCCTCCCGGAAAGGAAAAAGATCTGAAGAGATTTCTCAAACCATCTTCGTCCTGACTGAACTGAGGATAATATTCGCTGAGAGTTCCTTCAAGATACACGGGTGCTATAAAGCCTGGCGCTCCGTGTCCGGGTCCGGGTATAAATATGCAGTTAAGATCATGCTTCTTAACAATGACGCTCGTGTGGATATATGCGAGACTTATACCCGGGCTTGCACCCCAATGTCCCAAAAGCCTCCTTTTGATATGTTCCTTTTTGAGCGGTTCTTTAAGTAAGGGATTGTCGTACAAATATATCATACCTGCAGATACGTAACAACACGCTTTCCAACAGTCTATAAGTACTTTTATATCCATTTACAACACCTCCCTCTCTTTCATGGAAAAATAGCCCTTTTTAGTGAGTATGATGTGATCAAGAAGTTCAAATCCTAAAAGCTGGCAAGCCTTCTTCATCCTTTGGGTAAATTCTACATCGGCTTTTGAGGGTTTATGTTCACCTCCGGGATGAGTGTGAGCTAATATTATTGAGTGACAAGCTGTACGCACAGCTCCGTAAAGGATGTCTTTCGGATCCGCAAAGACCGAATTCATCTTGCCTATAGCCACCAGCTCGTAATCTATAAGGGTGTTGGAAGGGGTAAGGTACAAAGCCCAAAGGTGTTCCCTCCTATTGTCCATTTTGTCCCTCAAAAAGTTATAAACATCCTCAGGTGTATTCATGACTATCTGCGCGTGAGGTTCATACATGCGTTTACTCAGTTCTATGAGAGCTTTTATCTGGCAAGCTTTCGCTTCTCCTATCCCTTTTAACTCTTTTATAAGTTCATTTACTCCCATACCCTTGAGCTTATCCCAGCCAAGCTTGAGTATCCTCCTTGAGAGGGAAAGTACATCTTCATCTTTTGTACCTGATCCTAAAAGTAGTGCGAGAAGCTCTTCATCGGATAACACATGCGAACCTATGTTTTTCATTTTCTCCCTAGGTCTTAGTTCCTTAGGTATCTCTTTGAGTCTCCTGCCCCTGTACATGTTTTTCCACCATGAGCTTTTTCACCTTTCTTCCATCAGATTGTAGAACTAAAAACTTAAGTCCACAACAGAATACTTCTTCTCCCTTTTGGGGTATCCTCTTCAGTTGGTATATTATAAAGCCACCCAAGGTTAAGAATGGTCCGTCGGGAAACCTTATATCTGCTATCTTCTCAAATTCGTGTTTATCAAGCATTCCATCTACTATCCATTTGTCCTTCTCTATCTCTTTTACAGGCTCTTCAGGTTGTGCAAAGCTATCTCCTATCTGACCCAATATCTCCCTTACTATATCATCAAAAGTGACTATACCTAAAATGATGCCTCTCTCATCCACCACAAGACCCATCCGAGCGCTACCTCTTCTGAATGTATCAAGAATATCTTGCAGAGGGGTATACTCGGAAAAGATGCAGAGCGGTTTTATAAACTCTCTTATGGGACTGGAGGGTAGGTTATCCATAATATCCAGCATGTCCACGTAACCTGTTATATCATCAACCCGCTTTCTATAAACAGGAAGTTTGGTAAAACCTGTCTCCTTCATTCTGCGGAGGGCGTGTCCAACCGTGGAGAACTCATCTATCATAACCACTTCATAGATGGGTTTTACTATCTCAGAAACAGTACTTTCTTTAAGTTTAAGAAGCTTAACAGCTATCTTTATCTTGCTCTCCTGAAGTTCTATCTCTTCAAGGAGCTTTATGATATCAAGCCTGCTGATCTTTTCCGAATATCTCTTTCTGAAAAATTCCGTTATTGATCTGCTTACCTTCTTTGAGGAGATGAGCAATGGAAGGGTAAGCATCTTCAACTTACTGAGGTACCATAAACTCGGTATTAGCAGTTTGTCTGAGTGTTTTTGAAAAAGACTTTTTGGTATAAGCTCACCGAAGGTCAAAGTAAAAAGAACTAATGTCAGGGAAAAGAAAATCTCGTAACCTCTTATGTAAGGTAGGTATCCTGATAGGGTGATTACCATGAGAGTGTAAAAGGTGGAAGCGAAAACAATGCTCACCGTATAACCGAG encodes:
- the radC gene encoding DNA repair protein RadC; the protein is MYRGRRLKEIPKELRPREKMKNIGSHVLSDEELLALLLGSGTKDEDVLSLSRRILKLGWDKLKGMGVNELIKELKGIGEAKACQIKALIELSKRMYEPHAQIVMNTPEDVYNFLRDKMDNRREHLWALYLTPSNTLIDYELVAIGKMNSVFADPKDILYGAVRTACHSIILAHTHPGGEHKPSKADVEFTQRMKKACQLLGFELLDHIILTKKGYFSMKEREVL
- a CDS encoding hemolysin family protein, with translation METVGFLLGVVFFIILEGIFAGAEIALVSTDRSKVLALYRKTGYKFLKDFHENPEEYVTLSMLGYTVSIVFASTFYTLMVITLSGYLPYIRGYEIFFSLTLVLFTLTFGELIPKSLFQKHSDKLLIPSLWYLSKLKMLTLPLLISSKKVSRSITEFFRKRYSEKISRLDIIKLLEEIELQESKIKIAVKLLKLKESTVSEIVKPIYEVVMIDEFSTVGHALRRMKETGFTKLPVYRKRVDDITGYVDMLDIMDNLPSSPIREFIKPLCIFSEYTPLQDILDTFRRGSARMGLVVDERGIILGIVTFDDIVREILGQIGDSFAQPEEPVKEIEKDKWIVDGMLDKHEFEKIADIRFPDGPFLTLGGFIIYQLKRIPQKGEEVFCCGLKFLVLQSDGRKVKKLMVEKHVQGQETQRDT